Genomic segment of Prochlorococcus marinus CUG1433:
ACTAGTATTGGGTGCATTATGAACTTACTAAGCTCATATGTAGGAATTTGTTGAGGAAAATCCTAAAAATATTTATTTAATAAATATTTTGAATTTAATAAAAAACCCTCATCAACACTACATTAATTAAAAAATAATTTTTAAAATCTTTTCCGAAATATTAGGGTTTGAACACTTTTATTTTTGGTTTTTTTGGATCTGTAAGATCAATATTATCTATTTTTTGAAAAAAGTTTTTTTCCTTAAATTCAATTTTTAGGTTATTGATTATTTTCAATTGAGAGTTTATTAAATTTGGATTAAATCCAAGTAATATTTTTTTTAAATCTTTTTCTTCAACAGTTAAAAATCCATTTGGTGAAAAAGTTATTTTAACTATCTCAAATTCATAATTATCGTGGGCTATTAAAATTTCAGAGATTATTTTTTTAAATTTTTCTTTCCATCCAAAAACCTTTATTTTAATTTTGGTGAAATTTTTTAAGTCTGCATATGGTTTATTGATAAAAATTCCATCTTTATCAATAAAACCTAATATTTTTTTGTTATCTAATATTCTCTCACCGTAAGCTAAAGGAGTTCTTGTATGAATAAAAACTTTCAAACCAAAAGGGGATAATTGTCTATTAACAGAAATATTCTTTAGAGATAAATTTTTTTTTAACTCTTTTTCTAAAAAATAAGTATTAATAAAAATTAATCGAATTGGTAATATTAACGATGAATTATTTAGCAAATCATTCTTCGAAAAAAATGTACTTCCAGAAATTCTAATATCTTCAATATTGACTTTTTTTAGAGTTTTAAGGCTTATTAAGCTTGTTGACAATAAAAATAAAATTAGAAAAAAGAATCTTAAGTGATAAATTTTTTTTTGGTTTTTCACAAATCACATCGAGCTCTTTCCATCAGTTGGTCCATCCATTCTCTCGCTTTCTCTGCATCTGAAAAGGGCACATCCATCTCTTTCCCATCTCCTACAAGTCTAAGTCTACACTTTCCTTGTGATTCATTTGTTAAAGGAGCCTCTCCTGAAGTTAGAGCCATTAATTCAACTAACTCTAGTTTCTTGATTGTGAAACTATCTTTATCTTCAAATGTTCCAGCTTCAAATGCACTCCATCTTAATTCCCCATCTTTCAAGGATGCAGCACCTGAACTATCTAACTTACAAAGTTCAGAACCATTTGCCCAACTCCTAAAAAGATTTTGCCTCCTTCTTTCTAACCATCCTAATGCAGTTAGCAGAACGAAGATTAATAGTAATGGTAACCAAAGAAGTCCATGCAACATTTGATTTGAATTATAAATCTATAGAGATATCTACTAGTTTAGCCACAAGTTGTTCAATATTTAAACCTGATTCTTTCCATAGCATTGGAAACATACTGTTTTTTGTGAAACCAGGTATTGTATTTATTTCATTTAACAAAATTTGATTTGAAGATCTTTCTAAAAAGAAATCTACTCTTGCAAAACCAAAAATATTTAGTGCTCTACAACTTTCAATGGCAATTTCTTTAATTTCTTTGGTGATTTTTGAATCTAGTTCCGCGGGGATAGTTAACTCATTATTTAAGTGATATTTCGAATCGTAATCATACCAATCACTTTTGTACTTAACTTCTCCTAGCTCAGAGGTCAAGAGTTTTGAATTTCCAATTATTCCGCATTCAATCTCTCTTACCTCTAAACCTTCCTCTATTAAAATCCTTGGATCTATTTCCCAAGCTTTTTCAAGTGCTTGAAAAATTTCTGATTCATTTTTGACTTTTGAGATCCCAATAGATGATCCTGAGTTTGAAGGTTTTACAAAAATTGGAAAATTTAATTTTTTTAAAATCTTATTAATTAATCTATTTTTTACTTCCACATCATTGAGATCTTCATTTTGAAAAACTAGATAATTAACTTGTGGAAGTTGAAAATGTGAAAAAATTGTTTTCATCATTATTTTATCCATTCCTAAAGCAGAGCCTACAATTCCACAGCCAACCAAGGGTTTTTTAGTAAATTTCAATAAGCCATGAATTGATCCGTCTTCACCATTTAATCCATGCAGGAGAGGAAACCAGACATCAATATTTTGAAAGTTAATTCCGTCTAGGAAGTTAATTTTTTTTTGATTAAAGATTTCTTCTTTTTTTGTGGTGATGTTTTTAATTTCGCCATTTAGGATTTCTTCTGAAAGATCACTATCAAGCCAATCTCCATATTTGTTTATGTAAAAGGCTTTTACTGTGAAGCTTTCTTGATTTATTTCTGAATTAAATGCTTGATAGACTGTTTTCGCAGAGTATATCGATACTTCATGTTCATTGGAATTTCCGCCAAATATTAACCCAATACATTTTCTTTTACCCCCAATCATTTAGAAAAAAATCATAAATAAAGTTTTCCTGTTAAAGAAAAAGGTCTTGCTTCATTTATTCTCACATCTATCTCATCTCCTAATGAAAAATTAAAGTTAATGTTTTTGGGAATCTCTACGAAGGTTAATCTATTTGTTCTTGTTCTACCCATAATTTGCGAGGAATTTTTTGGATTTAAACCCTCAATTAAAACGCTTTCGATATTATTGATATATCTTTGGTTTCTAATCCTTGCAGTTTTTTCGACCAAATCATTGATTTCCTGCAATCTGGCTTTTTTCACCTCTTCCGAAAGCTGATTCGACCAAACTGCTGCAGGCGTGTTTGGTCTTGGAGAGTACGCTGCTGTATTCACTTGATCAAAGCCAATATCTGATATTAGTCTCAATGTATCTTGAAATTGTTGTTCGGTTTCTCCTGGAAAAGCAACTATAGCGTCAGCTGTGATTGAGGCATCTGGCATTAATAATCTTATATTCTCGATAATATTTTTATATTTTTTGATAGTGTATCCTCTGGACATTTGCTTTAAAATTTCATCATTTCCACTTTGGAAGGGAATATGGAAATGTTCACATACTTTATTAAGTTCATAACAAGCTTGAATCAACCTTTTTGAAAAATATCTTGGATGACTAGTAGCAAATCTTATTCTGCGAATTCCTTTAACATCATGAATATAATATAAAAGATCAGTAAGAGTATTCTCTTTTCTACCCTCTTTTGTAGTTCCTGGAAGGTCTCTACCATAAGCATCAATGTTCTGACCCAAAAGAGTAATTTCTTTAAAATTATCATCAGCTAATTTTTGGATTTCACTTTTTATCGCATTTGGATATCTTGATTGCTCTTTCCCTCTGACAGAAGGAACTACGCAATATGAACATTTTTCATTACATCCATAAATGATATTAACCCAGCCACAAATAGAGCTTTCTCTTCTGGCACTAGTTATGTCTTCAGATATGTAGGTTTCTTCTGTGGCAGCAACTTGATTTCCTAAATCAACTTTCCCCAGAAGATTCTCAAGATTATTTACGTGTTGAGGCCCCATAACTAGATCAAGTTCTGGGACTCTTCTTAATAAGGACTCTCCCTCTTGCTGAGCAAGGCAACCTGCTACAACAAGTTTTAAGCTGGGTGTTTTGTGCTTTCTTTTTGCTTGTCTTCCTAGAAAGCTATAAACTTTTTGCTCCGCATTATCTCTGATAGTACATGTATTATACAAGACCAAATCAGCATTTAATTCATTATCTGCTTTGGAATAACCCATTTTCTCTAATGTCCCAGCCATTCTCTCAGAATCAGCTTTGTTCATTTGGCATCCAAATGTGGTTATCCAATAACTGCCAGTAGTTGAATTCTTTTGAAAAATTTTTTCGTCTGGTTTTGTTTTTGTTAGCACTTTGCTAGGAATTTTCTATGATTCTTTAATTCAAAATTACAAGTTAAATAATTTTGCTGCAATTTTTTTGAGGGGCGAGCGAGGGGATTCGAACCCCCGAATAGCGGCGCCACAAGCCGCTGCCTTAACCACTTGGCGACGCCCGCCGCACATTTATAAATTTAACAACTCATGGGTAATTTTTCATAGTTAATTTTATCTTTTAGCGAAATTTGAATTATTTTCTAATTCAGTAAAATTTTTCTTATGGTTTAAAATAAAAGAAAATTTAAAAATTTGAATAATTCTGGCACGGCTGAGGTTCTTATTCCTAGAAGCCTTTGTTTAATAGAAGATATTGATAACCTCATTATAGATGTAGAGGATTTATGTTCAGTTTCCATTAGTTGGGAGGATGGATTTGTTTCTGAGTTAAAACCTTCAGAAAATAAAGTTACAAAACCAAAAAATATTTTATTCCCAAGATTTGTTGAGACGCATTCGCATTTTGATAAATCATTTACATGGGCAGACTTTCCTAATCTGGACTCAAACTATAGAGGGGCATTATCAGTAAATCTTGAAGAACATAAAACTAGAACTACAGATAAGGTTCTTGAAAGAGTTGAAAAATCATTAAAACTTGCCATACAAAATGGATACCGAGCTATTA
This window contains:
- a CDS encoding FtsQ-type POTRA domain-containing protein; its protein translation is MKNQKKIYHLRFFFLILFLLSTSLISLKTLKKVNIEDIRISGSTFFSKNDLLNNSSLILPIRLIFINTYFLEKELKKNLSLKNISVNRQLSPFGLKVFIHTRTPLAYGERILDNKKILGFIDKDGIFINKPYADLKNFTKIKIKVFGWKEKFKKIISEILIAHDNYEFEIVKITFSPNGFLTVEEKDLKKILLGFNPNLINSQLKIINNLKIEFKEKNFFQKIDNIDLTDPKKPKIKVFKP
- the miaB gene encoding tRNA (N6-isopentenyl adenosine(37)-C2)-methylthiotransferase MiaB, whose amino-acid sequence is MLTKTKPDEKIFQKNSTTGSYWITTFGCQMNKADSERMAGTLEKMGYSKADNELNADLVLYNTCTIRDNAEQKVYSFLGRQAKRKHKTPSLKLVVAGCLAQQEGESLLRRVPELDLVMGPQHVNNLENLLGKVDLGNQVAATEETYISEDITSARRESSICGWVNIIYGCNEKCSYCVVPSVRGKEQSRYPNAIKSEIQKLADDNFKEITLLGQNIDAYGRDLPGTTKEGRKENTLTDLLYYIHDVKGIRRIRFATSHPRYFSKRLIQACYELNKVCEHFHIPFQSGNDEILKQMSRGYTIKKYKNIIENIRLLMPDASITADAIVAFPGETEQQFQDTLRLISDIGFDQVNTAAYSPRPNTPAAVWSNQLSEEVKKARLQEINDLVEKTARIRNQRYINNIESVLIEGLNPKNSSQIMGRTRTNRLTFVEIPKNINFNFSLGDEIDVRINEARPFSLTGKLYL
- a CDS encoding D-alanine--D-alanine ligase; the protein is MIGGKRKCIGLIFGGNSNEHEVSIYSAKTVYQAFNSEINQESFTVKAFYINKYGDWLDSDLSEEILNGEIKNITTKKEEIFNQKKINFLDGINFQNIDVWFPLLHGLNGEDGSIHGLLKFTKKPLVGCGIVGSALGMDKIMMKTIFSHFQLPQVNYLVFQNEDLNDVEVKNRLINKILKKLNFPIFVKPSNSGSSIGISKVKNESEIFQALEKAWEIDPRILIEEGLEVREIECGIIGNSKLLTSELGEVKYKSDWYDYDSKYHLNNELTIPAELDSKITKEIKEIAIESCRALNIFGFARVDFFLERSSNQILLNEINTIPGFTKNSMFPMLWKESGLNIEQLVAKLVDISIDL